One window of the Triticum dicoccoides isolate Atlit2015 ecotype Zavitan chromosome 3B, WEW_v2.0, whole genome shotgun sequence genome contains the following:
- the LOC119282001 gene encoding exocyst complex component EXO70A1-like: MIEKNLEECLQMYKVKAEILIIDKDDVVVGLGEVVKDQKVTTLVMGVKRRKHGWQSKTADALEKQADCLCNILYLHKGILVASRHQHTDRKHGIPSLVGCHFSGSNSNTTKSSSFFNSRSTTDTFDTEHLDDPSLVMNSTYIYNDCRFNAIIGLKSFDTFKELVKQQILAEHSRDLYQAFNIKYCDIFTGCQLIGGFDSLIGVDPQHLGEEHWKSIKSWPAVLEYIVSVLKTLQMQLLMQNHRACNGFTHDDLSEAVKKPIRRLFTVASIVSDHEVRKSPEKLFCVLNMYTALIDAAPTLRKVFSTKSIRDVLQELEDSVRGILKELKGLIQTYNSPKVVQDGDILPICGYLMRYIMLLVKHKGSLDTILSHDYTDSLLKVEGMSLTSGLVSGLITDLESVIDKQSKQCAASKGLQFIFLMNNVHLILQEVKQSDVQLTVKAKWFEKRRSLIKGYIKSYLSASWGPVTSTLEVAKSMSPSKKARINLLNFWYTAPPLTPLQSFASSFNEACSSQICLKVPSPALRDELRVKILEFVSRAYHGHLAGQRQSAEQNAREFESEWKTKISELFEG, encoded by the exons ATGATCGAGAAGAACTTAGAGGAATGCTTGCAGATGTATAAG GTCAAAGCAGAGATACTCATAATTGACAAAGATGATGTGGTCGTTGGACTTGGGGAGGTAGTCAAAGACCAGAAGGTTACCACACTCGTTATGGGCGTTAAAAGAAG AAAACATGGCTGGCAGAGCAAGACAGCAGATGCTTTGGAAAAACAGGCCGACTGCTTGTGCAATATTCTGTATCTTCATAAGGGAATTCTTGTTGCGAGCAG GCATCAGCACACAGACAGGAAACATGGCATTCCTTCTTTGGTAGGTTGCCACTTCTCAGGCAGTAATAGTAACACCACGAAATCCTCTTCTTTCTTCAACTCTCGAAGCACCACCGACACCTTTGACACGGAACATCTTGATGACCCTTCCCTAGTGATGAATTCAACCTATATATACAATGATTGTAGATTCAATGCTATAATTGGTCTCAAGTCATTTGACACTTTTAAGGAGCTAGTAaagcagcaaattttagctgagcaCTCAAGGGACTTGTACCAGGCATTCAACATCAAATACTGTGATATCTTCACTGGGTGCCAGTTAATTGGTGGCTTTGACTCACTCATTGGAGTAGATCCCCAACATTTAGGGGAGGAACATTGGAAATCCATCAAGAGCTGGCCTGCAGTGTTGGAGTATATTGTCAGTGTTCTCAAGACATTGCAGATGCAGCTCCTCATGCAGAATCATCGTGCATGCAATGGATTTACACATGATGACCTTTCAGAAGCAGTGAAAAAACCTATTAGGCGTCTGTTCACTGTTGCTTCAATTGTATCTGACCATGAGGTGCGGAAGTCACCAGAGAAGCTATTCTGTGTATTGAACATGTACACAGCACTCATAGATGCTGCCCCCACTCTCAGGAAAGTCTTCTCTACAAAATCCATCAGAGATGTTCTTCAAGAACTGGAGGACTCTGTAAGGGGAATACTTAAAGAACTTAAAGGCTTAATTCAGACATACAACTCACCAAAAGTAGTGCAGGATGGAGATATCCTGCCGATATGTGGGTACCTCATGAGATACATCATGCTCCTAGTGAAGCATAAAGGTTCACTTGATACGATTCTATCTCATGATTACACTGACAGTCTGTTGAAAGTTGAGGGAATGAGTTTGACAAGTGGTCTAGTATCTGGGCTCATTACTGATCTAGAATCAGTAATTGATAAACAGTCAAAGCAATGTGCTGCTTCTAAAGGACTCCAATTCATATTCTTGATGAACAACGTACATTTGATACTTCAAGAAGTCAAGCAATCAGATGTACAGCTGACTGTAAAAGCCAAGTGGTTTGAGAAACGCCGATCCTTGATCAAGGGGTACATAAAGAGTTACCTATCTGCATCATGGGGACCTGTTACGtccaccttggaggttgcaaaaagCATGTCTCCCAGTAAAAAGGCAAGGATAAACTTGCTCAACTTCTGGTACACGGCTCCGCCTCTGACTCCCTTGCAGAGTTTTGCTTCGTCTTTCAATGAAGCTTGCAGTAGCCAGATTTGCTTGAAGGTACCCAGTCCAGCTCTTCGAGATGAGCTTCGTGTAAAGATCCTTGAGTTTGTTAGTCGAGCGTACCATGGACACTTGGCAGGTCAGAGACAGTCTGCAGAACAAAATGCGAGGGAATTTGAGTCGGAGTGGAAAACCAAAATTAGTGAATTGTTTGAAGGATGA